A single Nicotiana tabacum cultivar K326 chromosome 5, ASM71507v2, whole genome shotgun sequence DNA region contains:
- the LOC107760250 gene encoding uncharacterized protein LOC107760250 isoform X1: MGIRLLEIGVKMKKAVIFPIKLCYRTVWNHPFLVCILCFLSFLYTSFPFVFSLLLTVSPVLVCTALLLGTLLSYGQPNITQFEMQENTADGIVPLKTGLSRDVSRVETDNRYTDQERDEVDQSTDKSSLLSEVHRGQRFGDRSPLVDGVSRVAREFDEQTNEDKIGDEDLMENQYSPTSKADDESVEFDNDKSVDSFDSRRVNLDSPPGSPWKHREEEYNEALDSGSDRAESSSPDASIADIMPMLDELHPLLDEDNPQPVNISHDVSHAASESSSESSEGDNESDDGSEDQEELEAADDENEDEEEARDKEDPKSAITWTEEDEKNLMDLGSSELERNQRLESLIARRRSRKNMSLIDEKNLIDLVSADVPLNIPPISTARQNPFDLPSDNYDLGLPPIPGSAPSILLPRRNPFDLPYDPSEEKPDLTGDNFQQEFITSQPKEPFFRRHESFSVGPSIFGLNKQDKKDIRLRPYFVPDMMASEGTSYSPFQRHPSDLSDSKVSSVLETESQGSIEDLEDKNLTEEDAEDKNLNEENIFKEPELISKIENAADDVGHGSQSSEEVECLVLGASDKRDIELDDTDVKLQNVENRHKVGPIVFHEETAASSMELDPSKISSKSETSEQKFSSQSSSSSSSEVSERAFADKEVVRLSSEEAMSHVETISGQHSPNGSDLNITSSSVDESLHLEPIYDASPPSIKKNISSSSIASDSLPESEMELPPELVKRTVSFIEREPMENNQDIEKSIPTNEQILSSVDSKELRPREAVMDRDDLDIAKPEISKRDEVLGSASAPPVHVRDSQASIDSKSSKKETPVSPVESIEKAGTTESLNVSKIQEVPHIISSPRDPESVLKPPNTKVANEESESSKNGPVPKVSSLKDDHEMGLPTVEPRPTEDVDLIHKHLPEEDAKRPLARDSKGKGASSHSQSVGTDSATKQVVKNHTDKPNTSLQRESETEPSEASSSKNSESSPKEFVVSEISEADVGKVDHKVSKQDDKATTTGKSDHVVKLPQETGLVKGDVKGKKENPTSEAQVQVQATLKENEDS, from the exons ATGGGTATTCGATTGTTAGAGATTGGAGTTAAAATGAAGAAAGCTGTAATCTTTCCGATTAAACTGTGTTATAGGACAGTTTGGAATCATCCATTCCTTGTGTGTATCCTGTGTTTCTTGTCATTTTTGTACACATCATTTCCTTTTGTGTTTTCCCTATTGCTGACTGTCTCGCCTGTTCTTGTTTGCACTGCTCTTCTGCTTGGAACTTTGCTAAGTTATGGTCAGCCTAACATAACCCAATTTGAAATGCAAGAAAATACAGCTGATGGTATAGTGCCTCTGAAAACTGGATTGTCACGAGATGTTAGTCGTGTTGAGACTGATAATAGATATACTGATCAAGAGAGGGATGAAGTAGACCAGTCAACTGATAAATCTAGCTTGCTTAGTGAGGTTCATAGAGGTCAAAGATTTGGCGATCGTTCTCCTCTAGTTGATGGAGTTTCTCGGGTGGCAAGGGAGTTTGATGAGCAGACGAATGAAGATAAAATTGGTGATGAGGATCTTATGGAGAATCAGTACTCTCCCACCTCGAAGGCTGATGATGAGAGTGTTGAATTTGATAACGACAAATCAGTTGATTCCTTTGATTCTAGAAGGGTTAACCTTGATTCTCCTCCTGGTTCACCTTGGAAACATAGGGAGGAGGAATACAACGAGGCCTTAGATTCAGGGTCTGATCGAGCAGAGAGCTCTTCTCCGGATGCTTCAATAGCTGATATTATGCCAATGCTTGATGAGTTGCATCCACTTTTAGATGAAGACAATCCTCAACCTGTCAATATTTCGCATGATGTTTCTCATGCTGCTTCAGAGAGTTCCAGCGAGTCCTCTGAGGGTGATAATGAATCTGATGATGGTTCTGAAGACCAGGAAGAACTAGAAGCTGCAGATGATGAgaacgaagacgaagaagaagcacgAGACAAAGAAGATCCAAAGTCTGCTATTACATGGACGGAGGAGGATGAGAAGAATCTAATGGACTTGGGAAGCTCTGAGCTAGAAAGGAATCAACGATTGGAGAGTCTTATCGCAAGGAGAAGATCAAGGAAGAACATGAGTTTGATAGATGAGAAGAATTTGATAGACTTGGTAAGTGCTGATGTTCCATTAAACATCCCTCCCATTTCAACAGCAAGACAGAACCCTTTTGATCTTCCTAGTGATAACTATGACCTTGGACTGCCTCCTATCCCTGGCTCTGCTCCATCTATTTTATTACCAAGGCGGAACCCATTTGATCTTCCTTATGACCCAAGTGAAGAGAAACCTGATCTTACAGGAGACAATTTCCAACAAGAGTTTATCACATCTCAACCAAAAGAGCCATTTTTTAGGAGGCATGAAAGTTTTAGTGTTGGGCCCTCAATCTTTGGGCTGAACAAGCAAGACAAGAAAGATATACGCTTGAGACCTTATTTTGTTCCTGATATGATGGCTTCTGAAGGAACAAGTTATTCTCCATTTCAAAGGCATCCTAGTGATCTCAGTGATTCTAAGGTAAGTTCTGTTCTTGAAACAGAGTCACAGGGTTCTATTGAAGATCTGGAAGACAAGAACCTCActgaagaagatgcagaagacAAGAACCTGAATGAAGAAAATATCTTCAAGGAGCCAGAACTGATATCTAAGATAGAGAATGCTGCTGATGATGTCGGACATGGAAGCCAATCCTCCGAGGAAGTAGAATGTCTGGTCCTAGGTGCATCTGATAAGAGAGATATTGAACTCGATGACACTGATGTTAAACTGCAGAATGTGGAAAATCGTCATAAAGTGGGACCAATAGTGTTCCATGAAGAAACAGCGGCCAGTTCCATGGAACTTGATCCGTCTAAAATTAGTTCAAAGTCAGAAACTTCTGAACAAAAATTTAGTAGTCAGTCAAGCTCCTCGTCATCGTCAGAAGTAAGTGAAAGGGCCTTTGCTGACAAAGAAGTAGTGAGATTAAGTTCAGAGGAAGCAATGAGTCATGTTGAAACCATCTCCGGGCAACATTCACCTAATGGGTCAGATCTGAACATCACAAGCAGTTCAGTGGACGAGAGCTTACATTTGGAACCTATTTATGATGCCAGTCCTCCTTCCatcaagaaaaatatttcttccTCCTCAATTGCTTCAGATTCGCTTCCAGAATCTGAAATGGAGCTGCCCCCTGAATTGGTTAAAAGGACTGTTTCTTTTATTGAGAGGGAACCTATGGAAAATAATCAAGACATTGAGAAGTCCATTCCAACTAATGAACAGATTCTTTCATCAGTAGATTCCAAAGAATTGCGTCCGAGAGAGGCGGTAATGGACAGAGATGATCTTGATATTGCAAAGCCGGAGATATCAAAACGTGATGAAGTCCTTGGCAGTGCAAGTGCTCCTCCAGTACATGTACGAGATAGTCAGGCATCTATTGACTCGAAGTCATCCaaaaaa GAGACACCTGTTTCCCCAGTTGAGTCAATTGAGAAAGCAGGCACCACGGAAAGCTTGAATGTGTCAAAAATCCAAGAAGTTCCTCATATTATCAGCTCTCCCAGGGATCCCGAGTCTGTTCTTAAGCCACCTAATACGAAGGTGGCaaatgaagaatcagagagttcAAAAAATGGACCAGTGCCTAAAGTGTCAAGTTTGAAAGACGACCATGAGATGGGATTACCAACTGTTGAACCAAGACCAACTGAAGATGTTGATTTGATTCATAAGCATCTCCCTGAAGAGGATGCTAAAAGACCCCTTGCAAGAGACTCCAAAGGCAAGGGAGCTTCTTCACATTCACAAAGTGTGGGGACAGACTCAGCTACGAAACAAGTCGTGAAAAACCATACAGATAAACCAAACACGAGCCTTCAACGAGAATCAGAAACTGAACCAAGTGAAGCCAGCTCATCCAAGAATTCTGAATCAAGTCCTAAAGAATTTGTTGTATCTGAAATAAGTGAAGCTGATGTTGGAAAAGTAGATCATAAAGTTTCAAAACAAGACGATAAGGCAACAACCACTGGAAAGTCAGATCATGTAGTTAAGTTGCCTCAAGAGACAGGTCTGGTTAAAGGTGATGTTAAAGGCAAGAAAGAGAACCCCACAAGTGAggctcaagttcaagttcaagcgaCTCTGAAAGAGAATGAGGATAGCTAG
- the LOC107760250 gene encoding uncharacterized protein LOC107760250 isoform X2 — MQENTADGIVPLKTGLSRDVSRVETDNRYTDQERDEVDQSTDKSSLLSEVHRGQRFGDRSPLVDGVSRVAREFDEQTNEDKIGDEDLMENQYSPTSKADDESVEFDNDKSVDSFDSRRVNLDSPPGSPWKHREEEYNEALDSGSDRAESSSPDASIADIMPMLDELHPLLDEDNPQPVNISHDVSHAASESSSESSEGDNESDDGSEDQEELEAADDENEDEEEARDKEDPKSAITWTEEDEKNLMDLGSSELERNQRLESLIARRRSRKNMSLIDEKNLIDLVSADVPLNIPPISTARQNPFDLPSDNYDLGLPPIPGSAPSILLPRRNPFDLPYDPSEEKPDLTGDNFQQEFITSQPKEPFFRRHESFSVGPSIFGLNKQDKKDIRLRPYFVPDMMASEGTSYSPFQRHPSDLSDSKVSSVLETESQGSIEDLEDKNLTEEDAEDKNLNEENIFKEPELISKIENAADDVGHGSQSSEEVECLVLGASDKRDIELDDTDVKLQNVENRHKVGPIVFHEETAASSMELDPSKISSKSETSEQKFSSQSSSSSSSEVSERAFADKEVVRLSSEEAMSHVETISGQHSPNGSDLNITSSSVDESLHLEPIYDASPPSIKKNISSSSIASDSLPESEMELPPELVKRTVSFIEREPMENNQDIEKSIPTNEQILSSVDSKELRPREAVMDRDDLDIAKPEISKRDEVLGSASAPPVHVRDSQASIDSKSSKKETPVSPVESIEKAGTTESLNVSKIQEVPHIISSPRDPESVLKPPNTKVANEESESSKNGPVPKVSSLKDDHEMGLPTVEPRPTEDVDLIHKHLPEEDAKRPLARDSKGKGASSHSQSVGTDSATKQVVKNHTDKPNTSLQRESETEPSEASSSKNSESSPKEFVVSEISEADVGKVDHKVSKQDDKATTTGKSDHVVKLPQETGLVKGDVKGKKENPTSEAQVQVQATLKENEDS, encoded by the exons ATGCAAGAAAATACAGCTGATGGTATAGTGCCTCTGAAAACTGGATTGTCACGAGATGTTAGTCGTGTTGAGACTGATAATAGATATACTGATCAAGAGAGGGATGAAGTAGACCAGTCAACTGATAAATCTAGCTTGCTTAGTGAGGTTCATAGAGGTCAAAGATTTGGCGATCGTTCTCCTCTAGTTGATGGAGTTTCTCGGGTGGCAAGGGAGTTTGATGAGCAGACGAATGAAGATAAAATTGGTGATGAGGATCTTATGGAGAATCAGTACTCTCCCACCTCGAAGGCTGATGATGAGAGTGTTGAATTTGATAACGACAAATCAGTTGATTCCTTTGATTCTAGAAGGGTTAACCTTGATTCTCCTCCTGGTTCACCTTGGAAACATAGGGAGGAGGAATACAACGAGGCCTTAGATTCAGGGTCTGATCGAGCAGAGAGCTCTTCTCCGGATGCTTCAATAGCTGATATTATGCCAATGCTTGATGAGTTGCATCCACTTTTAGATGAAGACAATCCTCAACCTGTCAATATTTCGCATGATGTTTCTCATGCTGCTTCAGAGAGTTCCAGCGAGTCCTCTGAGGGTGATAATGAATCTGATGATGGTTCTGAAGACCAGGAAGAACTAGAAGCTGCAGATGATGAgaacgaagacgaagaagaagcacgAGACAAAGAAGATCCAAAGTCTGCTATTACATGGACGGAGGAGGATGAGAAGAATCTAATGGACTTGGGAAGCTCTGAGCTAGAAAGGAATCAACGATTGGAGAGTCTTATCGCAAGGAGAAGATCAAGGAAGAACATGAGTTTGATAGATGAGAAGAATTTGATAGACTTGGTAAGTGCTGATGTTCCATTAAACATCCCTCCCATTTCAACAGCAAGACAGAACCCTTTTGATCTTCCTAGTGATAACTATGACCTTGGACTGCCTCCTATCCCTGGCTCTGCTCCATCTATTTTATTACCAAGGCGGAACCCATTTGATCTTCCTTATGACCCAAGTGAAGAGAAACCTGATCTTACAGGAGACAATTTCCAACAAGAGTTTATCACATCTCAACCAAAAGAGCCATTTTTTAGGAGGCATGAAAGTTTTAGTGTTGGGCCCTCAATCTTTGGGCTGAACAAGCAAGACAAGAAAGATATACGCTTGAGACCTTATTTTGTTCCTGATATGATGGCTTCTGAAGGAACAAGTTATTCTCCATTTCAAAGGCATCCTAGTGATCTCAGTGATTCTAAGGTAAGTTCTGTTCTTGAAACAGAGTCACAGGGTTCTATTGAAGATCTGGAAGACAAGAACCTCActgaagaagatgcagaagacAAGAACCTGAATGAAGAAAATATCTTCAAGGAGCCAGAACTGATATCTAAGATAGAGAATGCTGCTGATGATGTCGGACATGGAAGCCAATCCTCCGAGGAAGTAGAATGTCTGGTCCTAGGTGCATCTGATAAGAGAGATATTGAACTCGATGACACTGATGTTAAACTGCAGAATGTGGAAAATCGTCATAAAGTGGGACCAATAGTGTTCCATGAAGAAACAGCGGCCAGTTCCATGGAACTTGATCCGTCTAAAATTAGTTCAAAGTCAGAAACTTCTGAACAAAAATTTAGTAGTCAGTCAAGCTCCTCGTCATCGTCAGAAGTAAGTGAAAGGGCCTTTGCTGACAAAGAAGTAGTGAGATTAAGTTCAGAGGAAGCAATGAGTCATGTTGAAACCATCTCCGGGCAACATTCACCTAATGGGTCAGATCTGAACATCACAAGCAGTTCAGTGGACGAGAGCTTACATTTGGAACCTATTTATGATGCCAGTCCTCCTTCCatcaagaaaaatatttcttccTCCTCAATTGCTTCAGATTCGCTTCCAGAATCTGAAATGGAGCTGCCCCCTGAATTGGTTAAAAGGACTGTTTCTTTTATTGAGAGGGAACCTATGGAAAATAATCAAGACATTGAGAAGTCCATTCCAACTAATGAACAGATTCTTTCATCAGTAGATTCCAAAGAATTGCGTCCGAGAGAGGCGGTAATGGACAGAGATGATCTTGATATTGCAAAGCCGGAGATATCAAAACGTGATGAAGTCCTTGGCAGTGCAAGTGCTCCTCCAGTACATGTACGAGATAGTCAGGCATCTATTGACTCGAAGTCATCCaaaaaa GAGACACCTGTTTCCCCAGTTGAGTCAATTGAGAAAGCAGGCACCACGGAAAGCTTGAATGTGTCAAAAATCCAAGAAGTTCCTCATATTATCAGCTCTCCCAGGGATCCCGAGTCTGTTCTTAAGCCACCTAATACGAAGGTGGCaaatgaagaatcagagagttcAAAAAATGGACCAGTGCCTAAAGTGTCAAGTTTGAAAGACGACCATGAGATGGGATTACCAACTGTTGAACCAAGACCAACTGAAGATGTTGATTTGATTCATAAGCATCTCCCTGAAGAGGATGCTAAAAGACCCCTTGCAAGAGACTCCAAAGGCAAGGGAGCTTCTTCACATTCACAAAGTGTGGGGACAGACTCAGCTACGAAACAAGTCGTGAAAAACCATACAGATAAACCAAACACGAGCCTTCAACGAGAATCAGAAACTGAACCAAGTGAAGCCAGCTCATCCAAGAATTCTGAATCAAGTCCTAAAGAATTTGTTGTATCTGAAATAAGTGAAGCTGATGTTGGAAAAGTAGATCATAAAGTTTCAAAACAAGACGATAAGGCAACAACCACTGGAAAGTCAGATCATGTAGTTAAGTTGCCTCAAGAGACAGGTCTGGTTAAAGGTGATGTTAAAGGCAAGAAAGAGAACCCCACAAGTGAggctcaagttcaagttcaagcgaCTCTGAAAGAGAATGAGGATAGCTAG